The sequence TGCGACAAAAGCTACGGGTTTTCGAACACCTGCAGTACCAGCGTTGTCCACATCGGCCGATCGCGACCACCATCGCTCCTTCCTCCATCACCACATCACTACATCGCTGCTTTGCTGCTTTGCTGCTTTGCTGCTTTGCTGCTTTGCTGCTTTGCTGCTTTGCTGCTTTGCTGCTTTCAACATCGTGCTGCTGCTGATGCAGACCCTTGTTGCTGTTGCTGCTGTTGCTGTTGCTGTTGCGGTTGCGGTTGCGGTTGCGGTTGCTTCCGCAGTTTGCACTTCGGGGCCCCATACCGCAGCGGCAAGGCCGGCAGATACAACCCGCAGGGCGGCGCGCATGGATGCGCGACGTTTTTGTAAGGGACAGGGATGTCCCTTACAAAAATTTCTGCCGGACTTGCGCACCCGCAGCGCCGAAGGCGCGGAGGGCGCGAGGACGGGGTGTGCTTTCTTTTGGTTACTTTTCTTTGCACAAGCAAAGAAAAGTGACTCGCGCCCGTAAGGGCGTGAAAGCCCTGCTCTACCAAACACAACCCGTAACACTCCAAGCACCGCGTGACATCGCACCCTCATCCGCCCTTCGGGCACCTTCTCCCGGAGGGAGAAGGGAAATGCAAGAGACATCAATCCAACGCAACCTCCCCCTCCCGCAACTCCCGATACGCCACCACCAACGCCTGCACATCCTCTGCCGAGAACAACAGCTTCAACACCGGCGACACCTCATACCGCTCCTCGCTGCCGCGCAGTCGCGACAGCAGCTGGTTGTCGCGCATCTTGCCGATGGCCGTCATCACCCGCCGCGTGAACCCGGCCTTGTCGGTGGAGACGTTCTTCTCGTATACCGACAACGCCTCTACCAGCTGCGCCTCGTCCACCACCGCACGCTCGCCACGCGTATCGGCCTCGGCCAGTTGCTGACGCAGGTACAGCAGCAGCACCGACTCGACGAAGGTCAGCGGCGCGCTGCGCAGCAAGGTTGGCGATTCCAGCTCGGCGGTGTCGGCCTGGCGGGTGAACGCCACGCCGCCTTCGCGGTCCAGCACCAGCTCCAGAAAGAGCTCGCACAACACCTGGCGGATCGCCACCTCGTTGCGCAGCAGCGCCGGCCACAAGCCGCCGTGCCGGTGCGCGTCGATGCTGGGGCCGGCCAACAGCTGGCACAGCGCGCGGCGTGCATCGAATGGCAACGTGCCGGTGTCGCCCAGGAACAAGCTGCCACCTTGCGCGGCGTTGGCGGCATCGCTCGCCGGCAGCGCCAATGCGGCATCGCGGGCAGCGTCGTTGTCGTCGTCCGCATCCAGCGGGGCCTGCTCAGACCAGTTCATTGCGTTTCTCCCGGGTAAACCACACCAAGGGAATGCGCGCGCGCCGCACGATGCCGTCGCCGCCTTCCCATTGCACCGTTTCCATGTGGCCGTCGATCACCACGCCATGGCGCGTGCCCAGCGACAGATAGCCGATCACGCTACCCAGCCCCTGCGGGGCCGGGCGTTGCTGCAGGGCATCGCCAATGGTGAGCCGCGGCTGTTGCCCAAGCAGCACGTACAGATCGTTACGCAGGGTGCGCACATCGATCTCCGATTGCGCGACCAGGTCGCCCACGCTGTCCAGCGATATCTCTGCCGCGTCGGCTGCGTAGACGCGGCCATCGACCTGGGTGAGCCGTGGATCGTGCAGCCGCCACTGCGACAGCGAGCGCAGGCGGCTGGCGCTCAACGCCTGGGTGTAGCCGGTGGCGGCGGTGGCGTGCAAGCTGTCGCGCAGCTGCAGGGCTTCACCCTGCGCCTGCTTGAGCAGCTGATTGAGCCTGCGCTGTTCCAGATAGCCGCGGCTCTGCACGAACCCGCGCAGGCTGCGCGCGAAGTGTTGCATCACCGTATGCACCTCGCCGCCGCGCTCCAGCAGGGTGCCGGTGAGCCCGCGCAGGAAAGCGCGTTCGCGACGATCGAGCTTGCGCGCGAAGCCGCGCGCGAGCAGCGCGTCCAGCGCCTGGTCCAGCTGGCTGCTCTGCTGGGTGTCGTTGAGCAGGCTCCAGAACGCCTCGAAGGTGCGCCCGGCTTCGCTGTCGGCGATCACGTCTACGCCGCTGAATAATTGCTCCAGCACATCGCCGCGGGCGCCTTCGTCGTCGATGATGCGCTCGCGGAACTGGCGGTTGAGCTGCTCGAAGTCATCACGCACGCGGTGGAAGTCCTCGGCCAGTTCGTCGGCCAGATGGATCACGTCGCGGGTGCGCTCCAGTGCGCGCTTGCCGTCCAGTGCGGCAATCCGGCCGGTCGATACGCGCTCGATCTCGGCATCGATGCGGTCGCGTTCTTCGCGCAGCGCGGCCAGGCGCGTCGCCGGGTCGGCTTCGGTCTGCCCGGCCAGCTGGACCAGTTGCTGGATCACCAGCGACAACCGGCTTTCGGTGGCGCTGCTACCGCTCTCGCGCAAGCCGGCGATAAAACGGATGGCCTGGATGGCTGCACGCGACAGTTCGTAGTCTTCCTCTGCTGCGCCTTCGGGCAGGCGGCGCTCCAGCCAACCCTGCGCCAGCCAATGCGCCAGATATGCCTGCGCGGTGCGCGGCAGCTCGCGCGAGAGTTCATCGCCGCGCAACGCATCCAGCTGACGCTGCAGGCGCGCATGCAGTACCGCCGATGGCAGCCGGCGCTCGCCGTCCAGCAACAGGGTCTGCAGCAGGCCGATCAGCTCCGGGGCGTGATCGGCGGCGAGCAATTTCCACGCCGGCTGGTCGCGCAACTGGCGGTAGCCCGCAATCCGTGCCTGGTGCTTCATGGCGACTGCAGGCGCTGCCTCAACGCTTGCCGCCCACTTCGAGGAACTGCAGGAATTCGGCGCGGGTGCGCGCGTCTTCGCGGAAGCTGCCCAGCATCTTGGAGGTCACCATGCTGACACCACGTTTGTGGATGCCGCGGGTAGTCATGCACTCATGCGAGCCTTCCACCACCACGCCCACACCGCGCGGTTGCAGCACGTCCTGGATGCACTGGGCGATCTGGGCGGTCATCTTTTCCTGCACCTGGAAGCGGCGCGCGTAGCTTTCCACCACGCGGGCCAGCTTGCTGATGCCCACCACCTTGCCCCGCGGCAGGTAGCCCACGTGCACCTTGCCGATGATCGGCGCCATGTGGTGTTCGCAATGGCTTTCGTAGGAGATGTCGCGCAGCACGATCAACTCGTCGTAGCCGGCCACTTCCTCGAAGGTGCGCTCCAGGTATTCGCGCGGTTCTTCGCGGTAGCCGCTGAACCAGTCGCCATAGGCTTCGGCCACCCGGCGCGGGGTATCCAGCAGGCCTTCGCGGCTGGGGTCTTCGCCAGCCCACCGTAGCAAGGTACGTACGGCGTCTTCGGCCTGGGCCTGGGTGACGGTGGAATCGGGCTGGTCGGACTGGCTCATGCGCAGGTGCACCCAAAGGGGGCGAGCATGGTACCCGAGGACGGGCCGGCGGCCCCAGTGGCGGTTGCGGCCGCTGCCATGGGTTCAGTGACTATTGATTCATTGTTGAATTGATAGCATCCTAACTATTATGATGATCACCCTTCTCTCTCCTCGCGCCCAACTCAGTTCCGGCCTGCTGGTGGCCGCCCGCCAGTGGCAGCGACTGGCCGACCAGGCCTTCGCCGAATTCGGCCTGTCCAGCGCCTGCACCGGCCCGCTGTTGATGGTTGGCCGCTCCGGCGGCGGCATCCGCCAGGTGGCGCTGGCCCAGCAACTGGGCATGGAAGGCCCCTCGCTGGTGCGGCTGCTGGACAAGTTGGCGGCCCAGGGGCTGGTCCGGCGCGAGGCCGACAGCAGCGACCGCCGCGCCAACCAGCTGTGGCTCACCGACGAAGGCCAGGCGCTGGTCGGGCGGATCGAGGTGCGGCTGGATGCGCTGCGCGGCGAAGTGTTTGGCACGCTCGGCGACGCGGACGTGCAGGTGGTGCTGACCTTGTGGGAGCAGATCGCGCAGGCGCATGCGCGGTTGAGCCAGCCCGACTGAGTGGGGGTCGAACGTCGCCTGGCGACGCAGCTTGTGAGGTCCCGCACGGCTTGGCGCGCACCGCGCGCTGCGCCGGACGTCAGTGTTTTCCATTGTCCAGGATGTGCCCGATGTACGGCGAATTCAGTCTCTACGGTGTGTTCGTACCCACCCTGCTGGCGTTGATGACGCTGGCCTACCTGCTCAACAGCGCCATCGGCGCGCTGCTGACCCGCGCCGGCGCGTATCGCCATGTCTGGCACCCGGCGCTGTTCAACCTGGCGCTGTACATCGCGCTGCTGGGCGGCCTGTTTTTCCTTACCCGTTGGATGCAATCGTGAAAAAGCTGATCAAGACCGCGGGGCCGGCGCTGCTGACCCTGGCAATGGTGGTAGTGGCCGCGCTGGTGCTGCAGCAGTTGTGGCGGTACTACATGGATGCGCCGTGGACGCGCGATGCGCACGTGGGCGCCGATGTGGTGCAGGTGGCGCCGGATGTGTCCGGGCTGGTGGAATCGGTGGCGGTGGACGACAACCAGGCGGTCACGCGCGGCCAGTTGCTGTTTGTGGTGGACCGCGCGCGCTACGCGATCGCGCTGGAACAGGCGCAAGCGGCGCTGGCCGAGCGCCAGGCCACGCTGAGCCAGCTGCGCCGCGAGATTGCACGCGACCGTAGCCTGCAGGACCTGGTGGCCGCCGAAGATGCCGAGGTGCGCCGCTCGAATGTGCAAAAGGCGCAGGCCGCCGTCGCCACCGCACAGTCGGCGGTGGATCTGGCCCAGCTCAATCTGGACCGCACCCAGGTGCGCAGCCCGGCCGATGGCCATGTCAGCGACCGCACCGTGCGCGTGGGCGACTACGTCAGCGCCGGGCGCCCGGTGGTGGCGGTGCTGGATACCGGCTCGTTCCGCGTCGATGGCTATTTCGAAGAAACCCGCCTGCACGGCGTGCATGCCGGCCAGCGCGTGGACGTGCGCCTGATGGGCGAGCCGGTGACCTTGCACGGGCATGTGCAGAGCATCGCTGCCGGGATCGAAGACCGCTACCGCAGCGGTAGCGCCGGCGCGCTGCCCAACGTCACCCCGGCGTTCGATTGGGTGCGGCTGGCGCAGCGCATCCCGGTGCGTATTGCGCTGGACCAGGTGCCCACGCATGTGCAGCTGATTGCCGGGCGCACCGCGACGGTGACGATCCTGCCCGATGCCGCGCCAGCGCCGTCTGCTGGTTCGCCTGCGCATATGCAGGCAAAGGCCGCGCCATGAGCGGCCTGCGTCTACTTGGCCTGAGCGCAGCCGTCACGGTGCTGGCCGCGTGCAGCACGGTCGGCCCCAATTACGCACTGCCCGACCAATCCGCTTACCAGCGGCCAGCCGCCAATGCTGCTTTTCTGGACACCGGCAACGACCAGGTGCAGCCCGGCGCGCCGCTGCCGGCACGCTGGTGGGCGCTGTATCGGGACCCGATGCTCGATGGATTGGTCGCACAGGCGCTGCGCGACAACGTCGAGCTGAAGGTGGCCAGCGCCAACCTGCGCCGCGCGGCGGCGGTATACGAACAGGCCATGGACGCCGGCGGCTTCGATTACGAGGTGGAAGCCGGCGTCAGCCGCGCGCAGGTGTCGGCCGAAGCCTTCCTGCAGGAAGAAAAGCTGCCGGTGTTCAACCTGGCCGATGGCAAGTTTGGCGTGTCGTACCAGTTCGACCTGTTCGGCAAGCTGCAACGCGGCGCCGAAGCCGCGCACGCCGACACTCAGGCGGCGCAGGCCGCGATCGATCTGGCCCGGGTCAACGTGGCCGCGCAGGTGGCGGGAAGTTATGTGGAGATCTGCCACGCCAACCA comes from Xanthomonas vesicatoria ATCC 35937 and encodes:
- a CDS encoding DUF4194 domain-containing protein, which translates into the protein MNWSEQAPLDADDDNDAARDAALALPASDAANAAQGGSLFLGDTGTLPFDARRALCQLLAGPSIDAHRHGGLWPALLRNEVAIRQVLCELFLELVLDREGGVAFTRQADTAELESPTLLRSAPLTFVESVLLLYLRQQLAEADTRGERAVVDEAQLVEALSVYEKNVSTDKAGFTRRVMTAIGKMRDNQLLSRLRGSEERYEVSPVLKLLFSAEDVQALVVAYRELREGEVALD
- a CDS encoding DUF3375 domain-containing protein, with the protein product MKHQARIAGYRQLRDQPAWKLLAADHAPELIGLLQTLLLDGERRLPSAVLHARLQRQLDALRGDELSRELPRTAQAYLAHWLAQGWLERRLPEGAAEEDYELSRAAIQAIRFIAGLRESGSSATESRLSLVIQQLVQLAGQTEADPATRLAALREERDRIDAEIERVSTGRIAALDGKRALERTRDVIHLADELAEDFHRVRDDFEQLNRQFRERIIDDEGARGDVLEQLFSGVDVIADSEAGRTFEAFWSLLNDTQQSSQLDQALDALLARGFARKLDRRERAFLRGLTGTLLERGGEVHTVMQHFARSLRGFVQSRGYLEQRRLNQLLKQAQGEALQLRDSLHATAATGYTQALSASRLRSLSQWRLHDPRLTQVDGRVYAADAAEISLDSVGDLVAQSEIDVRTLRNDLYVLLGQQPRLTIGDALQQRPAPQGLGSVIGYLSLGTRHGVVIDGHMETVQWEGGDGIVRRARIPLVWFTREKRNELV
- the folE gene encoding GTP cyclohydrolase I FolE; the encoded protein is MSQSDQPDSTVTQAQAEDAVRTLLRWAGEDPSREGLLDTPRRVAEAYGDWFSGYREEPREYLERTFEEVAGYDELIVLRDISYESHCEHHMAPIIGKVHVGYLPRGKVVGISKLARVVESYARRFQVQEKMTAQIAQCIQDVLQPRGVGVVVEGSHECMTTRGIHKRGVSMVTSKMLGSFREDARTRAEFLQFLEVGGKR
- a CDS encoding MarR family winged helix-turn-helix transcriptional regulator; its protein translation is MITLLSPRAQLSSGLLVAARQWQRLADQAFAEFGLSSACTGPLLMVGRSGGGIRQVALAQQLGMEGPSLVRLLDKLAAQGLVRREADSSDRRANQLWLTDEGQALVGRIEVRLDALRGEVFGTLGDADVQVVLTLWEQIAQAHARLSQPD
- a CDS encoding DUF1656 domain-containing protein, with the protein product MCPMYGEFSLYGVFVPTLLALMTLAYLLNSAIGALLTRAGAYRHVWHPALFNLALYIALLGGLFFLTRWMQS
- a CDS encoding efflux RND transporter periplasmic adaptor subunit; this encodes MKKLIKTAGPALLTLAMVVVAALVLQQLWRYYMDAPWTRDAHVGADVVQVAPDVSGLVESVAVDDNQAVTRGQLLFVVDRARYAIALEQAQAALAERQATLSQLRREIARDRSLQDLVAAEDAEVRRSNVQKAQAAVATAQSAVDLAQLNLDRTQVRSPADGHVSDRTVRVGDYVSAGRPVVAVLDTGSFRVDGYFEETRLHGVHAGQRVDVRLMGEPVTLHGHVQSIAAGIEDRYRSGSAGALPNVTPAFDWVRLAQRIPVRIALDQVPTHVQLIAGRTATVTILPDAAPAPSAGSPAHMQAKAAP